The Gemmatimonadota bacterium genome contains the following window.
AGCCTGCTCTCCATTGGCCGCACGATCCGGCTCGGCGACCAGGGCGGGTGCGGGCGCCCGCACGAACTGACGGTACCGCCCCGCCGCCAGGGTCAATGCGGCGCGCTCGCCCAGCAGCCAGGTGGCCGAGACGCGCGGCGCGAGACGCGGCTCCGGCTGCAGCGAGAAGAAGTCGGCGCGCAGTCCGCCCCGCACCCGGAGGAAGGGCAGCGCCTGCCAGGCGGCGTCCGCGTACGCCCCCGCGACGTCGCCCTCGCGTTCCACTTCCAGGAGCAGCGAGTCGCGCCCGGCCGAGCGCGGCCAGGCCCGATACTGCAGCCAGAGGTGATCATAGGAGAGCCCGTAGTCGAGCGTGGTCGCGCCCGCCGGGTGCGAGAAGTCTGCAATCATGCGCAGGCGCCGAGCCGAGCCGTCCGCCCAGAGCGGCCGGCCTCCGCCAATCGGCAGCCGCGCATAAAAGCTGCCGAAAGAGGCGATGAACTCAGCGTCCGTGCCGGCGATGACGTCATGGTAGCGAAGGGACGCCGCCGCATTGCCCCAGCCGGCAGCGCCGGCGCCGCCGCCGGGGTCCTCGAGCTCGACCGACTCCCGGTTCGAGAAGCCGGTGAACGCCAGCGTGCCCCAGGCGCCGGTCTCGAGGTCCAGCCGCGCGAGACCGTCGGCGTAGCGGTAGGGGAACGGGTCATCGGTGAACACGGGCGCGCCCAGCGCGTGTACCGCCCGTCCCGCGACGAGGTAGCCGGCACGGCCGGCCAGAGGCCCCTCCATGGTGCCGCGCACGCCCAGCAGGTCGAGGGCGCCGGCCAGCCGCGTGCCGTCCCGCCGGGCGGCGCGGGTCTCGAGGTCCAGCACGTAAGAGAGCCCGCCGTCGTAGCGAGCGGGTGCGCCGCCCAGGTACAGGTTAGCCGCGCGCAGCACCTCGGGCTCGAAGGCATCGATCAATCCGCCCAGGTGGAAGGGCGCGTAGACGGGCGCGCCGTCCAGCAGGACGAGCTTCAGGTCGGCGGCGTCGCCGCGCACGTAGAGCACGTCAGACGGATCGGCTGGTTCACGGCCTGGCACGCCTCGCGCCGCATCGGCCAGCCCCAGCTCCGCCATGCCCGGTGTGGCTTCGAGCGCGCGGACCGCCGCCGCTGCCAGCCCGGGCGCCCGCGCGGCCTGCAGGTCGGAACGCGCGTCCAGCGCCGCCTCGGCCGCGGTCTTCACGCCGGGCAGTCGTACGGGCCGCAGCTCCAGCACCAGGTCCAGCACCACCTCGCCGCCGGCCGGGACCAGTACCTCGACCTCGAGTGGAGCATGATCAATGTGACTGGCGCGGAGCAGCCTGGGGCCCGCGCTAACCCGGATCACATAGTTCCCGGCGGCGTCCGTCACCGTGACCAGCCGCTTGTTTTCTGCGATCACTTCCACAATGGCGAAAGGCAGCCCATTGCGCGTCGTCTCGCTGCGCACCTGCCCCCGCACCAGGCCCGTCTCCGGATCAGGCGCCGGAGCCGACAGGATCAGGGTTGCGAGGAAGAGAGTGGAGAGCATAAGCGCAGGCGGCGACCGGGTTCGAGTGCGATCCTTCGCTTCGCTCAACCTGAGACGTGGCTGGCTGCGGATGGCGGGCGCACGGCCCGGACAATCACTGCAGGATTAGGATAACAGTCTCTGCTTCGAGATGACAGTCCCCCTTCAGAACTGGACGCGGAACACCATCTCGGCACTGGTCGTGTCCGCCAGTGGCGCGAGCAGGCGCAGCGTATCGCCATCCTTGATGACGTAAGGCTTGCCGTTCACCTCGACTCGCGCATCGCGGGCCGAGCGCGGCAGCTCGACGCGGACCTCGCCCGCACCGCCGCCCACCATTTCGATGCGGCCCGGGGCGGTGCGGAACCTGGCGGACGCGGCGCCGCCTGTGGCGTGCAGCACGGCCCGTTCGCCATCCACCAGCCGGACGCGCACCTGGCAGTCGGGCGCGGGTGCCTCGAGTACAATGCGGACGCGGCCGTCCACGGGCATGATGGCGAGCCCGGCCGGTGCGGGCACAACGGCCGTCGGCGCGGAGGCGGGGGCGGAGGGTGCCGGCCGCGAAGTGAACGTTCGCAGCGTGCGCTCCCACAGCGTCTCGACCCAGCCACGCACAGGCGAGCCCGGCAGCGCCGCGGAGACGAGCCCGCCGAACACGAGGACCAGGACAGCGGCGCGGAGCAGCAACCGCCGCGCAAGAGCCGCCCTGCGCCCACGGTCCGCCCGCGCGCTTTCGGAAAACGAGTGGTAGGCCGCGGCCACGCTGGGCGCGCGATCCAGGAGCTGCACGGCCGAAGCCAGCTCGCCGGCCGCGGCGCGCAGCTCGGCCGCCCACCCCGCACACTCGGGGCAATGCTCCAGATGGCGCGCCGCCGCGGCAGACTCGTCCGCGCTCAGCTCCCCGTCCAGCAGCGCCTGAAGCGTTCCCTCATCCAGGTGGCGCATGGCCATCCCCTTGGGCGCGATAGGCCTCCGAAAACCGCCGCACTGCGCGGGCAAGGAGCGTACCCACCGAGCTGGAAGCTACTCCCACCGCCCGCGCAATATCCCCGTACTTGAAGCCTTCCTCTCGCATCAGCAGGATCTCGCGGTCCCGCGCCGGCAACTGCAGCAACGCCGAGCGCACAGCCCGGATCTCTTCATCCCGCTCCATG
Protein-coding sequences here:
- a CDS encoding carboxypeptidase regulatory-like domain-containing protein — translated: MLSTLFLATLILSAPAPDPETGLVRGQVRSETTRNGLPFAIVEVIAENKRLVTVTDAAGNYVIRVSAGPRLLRASHIDHAPLEVEVLVPAGGEVVLDLVLELRPVRLPGVKTAAEAALDARSDLQAARAPGLAAAAVRALEATPGMAELGLADAARGVPGREPADPSDVLYVRGDAADLKLVLLDGAPVYAPFHLGGLIDAFEPEVLRAANLYLGGAPARYDGGLSYVLDLETRAARRDGTRLAGALDLLGVRGTMEGPLAGRAGYLVAGRAVHALGAPVFTDDPFPYRYADGLARLDLETGAWGTLAFTGFSNRESVELEDPGGGAGAAGWGNAAASLRYHDVIAGTDAEFIASFGSFYARLPIGGGRPLWADGSARRLRMIADFSHPAGATTLDYGLSYDHLWLQYRAWPRSAGRDSLLLEVEREGDVAGAYADAAWQALPFLRVRGGLRADFFSLQPEPRLAPRVSATWLLGERAALTLAAGRYRQFVRAPAPALVAEPDRAANGEQAGPPPPPLAVARASHVVVALRQDLGEGVRLGIEGFFKTFDGLPAEETSRGQASGIDLWARRSTGRVTGWLGYSLAWIWSLEGQRNVTRLFAGRHLLNAGLAGPLGTNGGFQLRVGYGAGLPYTAIPDADITSASPSTFPRPAADGGDDDPVPPKLAQAPEEPYLRLDAEIKHTWTPHLHGFAFEVTPYFKVLNALDRRDALFYRYDAWRDTEPRAVASLPVVPVVGVAWRF
- a CDS encoding zf-HC2 domain-containing protein, encoding MRHLDEGTLQALLDGELSADESAAAARHLEHCPECAGWAAELRAAAGELASAVQLLDRAPSVAAAYHSFSESARADRGRRAALARRLLLRAAVLVLVFGGLVSAALPGSPVRGWVETLWERTLRTFTSRPAPSAPASAPTAVVPAPAGLAIMPVDGRVRIVLEAPAPDCQVRVRLVDGERAVLHATGGAASARFRTAPGRIEMVGGGAGEVRVELPRSARDARVEVNGKPYVIKDGDTLRLLAPLADTTSAEMVFRVQF